Sequence from the Saccharopolyspora pogona genome:
TCACACGCATGCTCGCCGCCCGCAACGTGCTCGACATCGGCACATTTACCGGCCTTTCAGCGCTCTCGTTCGCGCGCGGCGTCGCCCCGGGCGGACGGGTGTTGACCTGCGACGTCACCGAGCGATGGGCCAACATCGCCCGCGAGCACTGGAAGCGCGCCGAGGTCGCGGACCGGATCGACTTCCGCGTCGCGCCGGCCCAGGACACACTGCGCGCGCTCGCGCCAGGCACCGCGTTCGACATCGTGTTCCTCGACGCCGACAAGGAGAACTACCCTAGCTACTTCCGAGCGGTTGAACCGCTGCTGCGTCCCGGTGGACTGCTCATTGTGGACAACGTGTTGTTCAACGGGTATGTGCTCGACCCGCAGCTGGCCGAGGCGGGACTGCTGCGCGACGCATCAACCGCGCTGCGGGAGCTCAACGCCACGCTGGCCGCGGATGCACGGTTCGACACGGTGATGTTGCCCATCGCCGACGGCTTGACCATCGCCCGCAAGAAAGACTGAGGAGCACCGCGACCGTCGTCCCGCTCAGCGATGAGGCCTACAGCGCCGACTGCAGCGAGATGGACATATTGCTCAGTAACGCAAATTTGGCGTTACTGGCCTGCGGCGTAGCGGACGTGTTGCTTGCCGAAGAAGGCTTTCACGCGTTCTGGTTGGTTCTGGCGGCGGCGCAGGTGGGTGCGTGCGCCGCCGCCAGTTCGGCCTGGGTTCGGGCGCTTGTCGTTGCGGTGACGTGGGTTTTGAGGTCGTTGCCCCGCAGTTCGACGGGGTTGAGTTCGGGGCGCAGCCGGGCGGGAAGTGCATCTCGATCCGCTCGGCAGCCAGTCCCGCAGCAGGTGAGCTCGGTGCGAAGGATGTCCGTCCACGATCAGATGGATCTTGCGGTCCAGATGCCGCACGAGCCGGTCCAGGACCCCGATCATCACCGTCACGTTGAAGCCGGCCTCGAACAAGGTGAAATACAGCTCGCCGTTATTGCCGATCGCGGCCATCGCGTTGACCTCGAACTGGTTCCCAGACGAGCACGCCGACCACGTTTCCGTGCCGCCAAGGCCCCCGTTATGGCGGAACGCATTCACCTACCGTGACACCGATCGCAACCCGACTCCGAAACCTCTGCCACCTCGGCCTGACTCACATTCGGACTCCACCGCGGCAACCACCCCCCGTCGCAGATCCTCTTGCGACGGAGGGGAAAGCCGCCGAGCCTTGACCACAGTCAACTTCACACCATAACCAACGCCACGCCAGCCATATTTGAGTTACGCACCAACAGCTGTCGACTACTCGATGGCCGAGAAGGCCACCTGCACTTGCTCGACAGCCTGAATGGACCGCTCAGCGCTGTGGTCGACATCGAGGTGACCTTCCAGGACGGCTTTGCTTCGTTGGCGATGGCACTAGGAAATCGCCACCAGCAGGATCAACAGCTGGACATGGTGATGAGGCAGGACCGCGCGCTCGTTTACCACAAGGGCACGGTCACTTCGCGCCGAGGCGCACCGGCAGCGCCATCAGCTTGCGCATGATCCCGGCTTCTACCCAGGGTAGATCCCCAGCCGAGGCCGTGATCCGCGGCGACGAATAACGGCGTAGCAGGGCGCCGAGGGCGGCCTCGGCCTCCACCTTCGCCAGGTTCGCACCCAGGCAGCGATGGATACCGAAGCCGAACGACAGGTGCTGGTTGTCGTCGCGTCGCACGTCGAAGCTGTCCGGGGCGGTAAAACGGGACTTGTCGCGGTTGACGGCCGTCAGCGAGCACAGCACGACCTCGCCCGCCGGGATGCAAGTGTCTCCGATCGTTAGCGATTCCTGGGTCATCCGGAACGCCGAGACCTGCAGCGGTGGTTCGAGCCGCAACGCCTCGTCCACCGCGCCGCCCAGCAGCGTCTCATCTGCTCGCACGGCGTCACGCTGATCGGGATTGGTCAGCAGCAGATACAGTGCCTTGGCGATGAGCTGCGTCGTTGCGGTCTGACCCGCGATGAGCAGTACGAACACCATCGAGCTCAGTTCGTCGTCGGTTAGGTTCGCCTCGATCAGCTCGGAGATCAGGTCGTGTCCCGGTTCGCGGCGTTTGCGCCGCACCAACTCGGCAGCGTAGTCGAGCAGCGA
This genomic interval carries:
- a CDS encoding O-methyltransferase, which encodes MPAQRFGEVKHLPISPAMRDYMVRSCSPSDPVVDSLVTRTTEIGDLAIMMVPQEQAALLTLLTRMLAARNVLDIGTFTGLSALSFARGVAPGGRVLTCDVTERWANIAREHWKRAEVADRIDFRVAPAQDTLRALAPGTAFDIVFLDADKENYPSYFRAVEPLLRPGGLLIVDNVLFNGYVLDPQLAEAGLLRDASTALRELNATLAADARFDTVMLPIADGLTIARKKD
- a CDS encoding transposase; amino-acid sequence: MNAFRHNGGLGGTETWSACSSGNQFEVNAMAAIGNNGELYFTLFEAGFNVTVMIGVLDRLVRHLDRKIHLIVDGHPSHRAHLLRDWLPSGSRCTSRPAAPRTQPRRTAGQRPQNPRHRNDKRPNPGRTGGGARTHLRRRQNQPERVKAFFGKQHVRYAAGQ
- a CDS encoding cytochrome P450; this translates as MGDKAPLAALPPTVRSVVAQDMLNTDPPQHTRLRQLVAHRFTGRSANAMRPVVDEIAERLLDGLDTAAETDLVAQYAQPLPTLVLGAMIGIPEADCPDVRRWSDTFVSELLLISDSLLDATTSLLDYAAELVRRKRREPGHDLISELIEANLTDDELSSMVFVLLIAGQTATTQLIAKALYLLLTNPDQRDAVRADETLLGGAVDEALRLEPPLQVSAFRMTQESLTIGDTCIPAGEVVLCSLTAVNRDKSRFTAPDSFDVRRDDNQHLSFGFGIHRCLGANLAKVEAEAALGALLRRYSSPRITASAGDLPWVEAGIMRKLMALPVRLGAK